From one Thamnophis elegans isolate rThaEle1 chromosome 7, rThaEle1.pri, whole genome shotgun sequence genomic stretch:
- the LOC116511479 gene encoding olfactory receptor 5V1-like, translating into MDIGNQSLVTEFVLLGFSNITDGQNYLILLFFTIYLITILGNFMIITVILVDSHLHSPMYFFLSHLSCLDVCYSTVTVPKILSNFLLQRHTISYNHCLTQMFFLIGFTSSECWLLAIMAYDRYAAICQPLHYSHLMSPRVCVISAIIAWIGGFLDATVHTALASNFHFCGHNQIYHIFCDLPPLLKIACGEKFVSEITMHVATVFVGLGPFLFVVISYFYILASILRIRSNTGRHKAFSTCISHVMVVLLYFGNGFINYNQPSAGYSLETDTLISTMYCIVTPMMNPLIYSLRNKEVKGALRKILERRI; encoded by the coding sequence ATGGATATCGGCAACCAGAGTCTAGTTACTGAGTTTGTTTTGCTGGGTTTCTCCAACATCACAGACGGCCAGAACTATCTCATCCTGCTGTTCTTCACCATCTATTTGATCACCATTCTGGGTAACTTCATGATCATCACTGTCATCCTGGTGGACTCCCATCTTCACAGTCCTATGTATTTTTTCCTCAGCCACTTATCCTGCTTGGATGTCTGCTACTCAACTGTCACCGTGCCCAAGATCCTTTCAAATTTCCTTCTCCAAAGACACACCATATCCTACAACCATTGCTTGACCCAGATGTTCTTCTTGATAGGCTTCACAAGCTCAGAATGCTGGTTGCTGGCCATCATGGCTTACGACCGCTATGCTGCCATCTGTCAGCCTTTGCACTACTCACACCTCATGAGTCCACGTGTTTGTGTGATATCAGCCATTATTGCCTGGATCGGGGGCTTCCTGGATGCAACAGTTCACACAGCCTTGGCTTCCAACTTCCATTTCTGTGGACATAATCAGATCTACCACATCTTCTGTGATCTACCTCCTCTGCTGAAAATCGCTTGTGGTGAAAAATTTGTCAGTGAGATAACAATGCACGTAGCCACGGTGTTTGTGGGATTGGGTCCCTTCCTTTTTGTAGTAATCTCCTACTTCTACATCCTTGCATCCATCCTGCGTATCCGTTCCAACACAGGGAGGCACAAagctttttctacttgtatttctcATGTGATGGTGGTCCTTCTTTATTTTGGGAATGGTTTCATTAACTATAACCAGCCCAGTGCTGGCTACTCCCTGGAGACCGACACCTTGATTTCTACTATGTATTGCATTGTCACCCCCATGATGAACCCCCTGATCTACAGCCTACGCAACAAGGAGGTGAAGGGGGCCCTGAGGAAGATCCTGGAAAGGAGAATATAG